The region TAGCAGCACAGCATGTTGAGTTGCGGTTTTCATAGATCGATCCTATAGCAGGAGTAAATATAAACCAGCAGCAAGTATGAAAGTATACCTGCTGCTGGTTTTGTTTTCCGTAGTCTATTCTGTACTAAATGGCATCGGAGGTTTCTGGGCAGCATTTTGTTACTGGCTCACCATACACTGTGGACTCTCCGAAAGTATAAAACGCTTCCCAGTCCACACCCTGCGGGTCCGTGATCCACGACTTCTCCGACTTGGCATAGCAGCAGGTACACTTTCCTTCCTCCCGGATGGCCCCTTTGGCTTCTTTCAGGCGACCGTATACTTCGCCCAGTTCCTCCTCGCTCTCAGCCTGTATGCCCAGGTGTTCAATGCCGGCGTTTTCCGGGTGATGCGAGATAGCGAAGTTTACGCGCGGGTCTTCCAGCATCCACTTGGCGTAGTCGGGTTTCAGCACGGTCGGCTCAGTGCCGAACAAAGCAATATAGAAGGCGGTAGATTCCTCCAGGTTTTTTACTCTTACGTTTACGTGAAATCTTTTCATGGCTCTGTCTCTTAAGATGTTTTGTTCTTGTTACACCCTGATGACGGAGCCACTTCTGAAAAGACGCAGCTTTCTGAGAAATATTTTCTGGTACCGCTAAAAAATCCCGCCAGTGCGCACTAGCGGGATTAAGGTTCCTTTGCCTCCTAAAGTATAAACCTGGCCTCCCGGGCAGGGAAACCATTCTGTAGCAAGGCCTACATACACAAGTTCTCTAACGGTAGCTTTGCTACCATGGGTCTGTCGGGCGCATTACGCTGCATGCTTTCGAAGTCGAGGCAAAACCGGATGGTATAACCCAGCGGGTAATCTGTGGTGAGGGCCGTGCTGCCAAACTCCTTTATCTTCCCCGGGCTCAGGTTCACCGTGAAAAGGTAGTTCAGGTTTCGGGCTATCTGGGGCAGATCCTCCGGAAAAACGGAGAAGCCGAAGCCGCCATATTGTGCCTCCCCACCCAGCAGCCTGTCGAACATTCCGGGTTCGCGGGAGTAATAGTTTACCATAAACTTGCCCACCGAGAACTCATCTATACTATCCACGGCTGGTACGGCAACCGGCATAAAAGTAGTAAACTCCCCCGGATGCATCCCCGTCACGATCAGCATATACCGCTCCTCGCCCTCCCGGTACAGAAAGCAGTCGCCAAACCGGAAATCCTGTTCAGGATTGTCTCTTATGCTCAGTTCCAGGCGCCCGCTTTTTTCCCCAAACTCCCCGAACTTGTTCTGGTGCATACAGCCGGCACACAACCCGATAACAAGCATTGCAAGTATGATCTTTCTCATCTTCTTCACCTCAGAGGGTCCAGCTTACTGCAGGTTCTTCACGAATACCACCTGCTCCGCGTCAGCTTTGATCACATTGTTATAAAACTCCACCAGTTGGGTGTACGTTTCGGGTGTGAAACGGCCTTTGTGCATCTGCATGCGGCGCATGTAAGTTATGCGCTGGCCGTCTACCTTCACGGAGGCACTGTACTCGCCAAACACGGATGTATGCTGTATTGCGCGCGGCAGGTACTCCACCGAGTAGCCAGCCGGTACTTCTATTTCCACCGTGTCCACATCCAGGTACGCCAGCGTACGCACCACATCGGTCAGGCGCTTCTCCTTCTGGTTAGGCACATGCGTCCACTTGCTCATCAGGTTCGGGCTAATGAACATACGCTTGCCGCTCAGGGTGGCGCACTGGCGCAGGCTCAGCTCTAGTTCCTCGGT is a window of Pontibacter kalidii DNA encoding:
- a CDS encoding ArsI/CadI family heavy metal resistance metalloenzyme, with translation MKRFHVNVRVKNLEESTAFYIALFGTEPTVLKPDYAKWMLEDPRVNFAISHHPENAGIEHLGIQAESEEELGEVYGRLKEAKGAIREEGKCTCCYAKSEKSWITDPQGVDWEAFYTFGESTVYGEPVTKCCPETSDAI